The following coding sequences are from one Candidatus Nitrosopumilus sp. SW window:
- a CDS encoding YHS domain-containing protein — protein sequence MPVDPVCGIELDEELALLHEHDGKKFYFCCNGCRRIFIKKPRKYK from the coding sequence GTGCCAGTAGACCCTGTTTGTGGAATTGAGCTTGATGAAGAGTTAGCATTGTTACATGAACATGATGGAAAAAAATTCTATTTTTGTTGTAACGGTTGTAGACGAATATTTATCAAAAAACCTCGTAAATACAAATAG